Proteins co-encoded in one Leptospira inadai serovar Lyme str. 10 genomic window:
- a CDS encoding SH3 domain-containing protein, giving the protein MKDSLNCQPNLRISFRNSVSKILFLILVVLSNSPNLSADSTYSKVIADSWLNLRERPELNSSVIIFLPKGMRVKLFGQRDKAEVINGKMGRWAEVEWIGNRGWVFDAYLEKVNEDDRLAGYLQYLKTLAKGELSSVKKAEEKFISTFDNNSKDAENAFRSFTFFLNLQREEINSKLREKLRQNYGLYNTELINELKSSGLTVEYCEGDSNLIEYYDYYTRLLSKYSFEFKEYLLLLSKVGNPYACDGALLISREEMRRRISLIEEFTKNHETIPDKRNVEEILKAYMNDYSNGSDNTPVCDFRNNTLLSEIRSSFKKFLKENKSSSYHPFMEKLYSMYEKNNFKCSQEIKNYSFTFFYPSDRK; this is encoded by the coding sequence CCCCAAATTTAAGCGCCGATTCGACGTATTCCAAGGTCATCGCCGACAGTTGGCTAAATCTTAGAGAAAGGCCTGAGTTAAATAGTTCCGTAATAATATTTTTACCGAAGGGGATGAGAGTAAAATTATTCGGGCAAAGAGACAAAGCGGAAGTCATTAACGGAAAAATGGGGAGATGGGCGGAAGTGGAATGGATCGGAAATCGAGGATGGGTTTTTGACGCTTACTTGGAAAAAGTAAATGAAGACGATCGACTTGCCGGCTATTTGCAATACCTAAAAACCTTAGCAAAAGGAGAACTATCGTCCGTCAAGAAGGCGGAAGAAAAATTCATTTCGACGTTCGACAACAATTCCAAAGATGCGGAAAATGCATTTAGATCGTTTACATTTTTTTTAAATTTGCAACGAGAAGAAATCAATTCCAAATTAAGAGAAAAACTGCGCCAAAATTACGGCCTATATAATACGGAATTAATAAACGAACTCAAATCTTCCGGCTTGACCGTCGAATACTGCGAAGGTGATTCGAATCTAATCGAATACTACGATTACTACACTCGGCTATTGTCAAAGTATTCATTCGAATTCAAAGAGTATCTATTACTTCTATCTAAAGTCGGCAATCCTTATGCCTGCGACGGAGCGCTCCTTATTTCCCGGGAGGAAATGAGGAGGAGAATAAGCTTGATTGAGGAGTTTACGAAAAATCACGAAACGATTCCTGACAAAAGAAATGTCGAGGAAATTCTAAAGGCATATATGAACGATTATTCAAACGGATCGGACAATACTCCCGTTTGCGATTTTCGGAACAATACGCTTCTCTCCGAGATTCGAAGTAGTTTTAAAAAATTCCTGAAGGAAAATAAATCTTCCTCCTACCATCCGTTTATGGAAAAATTATATTCTATGTACGAAAAAAATAACTTCAAGTGCAGCCAGGAGATTAAAAACTATAGTTTTACTTTTTTTTATCCGAGTGATCGAAAATAG
- a CDS encoding histidine kinase N-terminal 7TM domain-containing protein — protein sequence MTLLLFLLLFASALFFYKRSCKNAICKAFICLSFAFSLWSLFLYLSTVSLDSTLRSFIVPVVPIPILFTPLLLNYITLNYTKPYEPTPLPPYVLVLHLSMLLLFSWLAFEGYTWPMAFDGKSEYFREGLFFYIACGYLYVSAIACLFVIVYTMITGGYLVRLHSIYMFTGILLGCCVSSLFVIILPFWEIYQLPLAALGFLVFLWFSWIPATQYDLFNIELEDFGQDFRNPRFSSIIISANRFLLNRMNAKAFKAICDRLEEKRVEEVFERQANLMIEAGYSAQDLIGHVNRCSRDITRLFFR from the coding sequence ATGACGTTACTATTATTTCTTCTTTTATTCGCTTCGGCGCTGTTCTTTTATAAGCGTTCCTGCAAGAATGCGATTTGCAAAGCGTTCATTTGCCTATCGTTTGCTTTTTCCCTTTGGTCTCTTTTTTTGTATCTAAGCACGGTTTCACTCGATTCTACGCTTCGATCGTTTATCGTTCCCGTTGTTCCAATTCCGATACTGTTTACTCCCTTACTCTTAAATTACATTACCTTGAACTATACAAAGCCGTACGAACCGACACCTCTCCCTCCCTACGTTCTAGTATTGCATCTGAGTATGCTTCTTTTGTTCTCCTGGCTCGCTTTCGAAGGTTATACTTGGCCTATGGCGTTTGACGGTAAGTCCGAATACTTTAGAGAGGGATTGTTTTTTTACATTGCTTGCGGATATCTTTACGTATCCGCGATCGCTTGCTTATTTGTGATCGTTTATACCATGATCACCGGTGGTTACTTGGTCAGGCTCCATTCCATCTATATGTTTACCGGCATTTTACTCGGTTGTTGCGTTTCTTCCTTATTCGTTATTATCTTACCTTTTTGGGAGATATATCAACTTCCTTTAGCGGCTTTAGGGTTTTTGGTTTTTCTTTGGTTCAGTTGGATTCCGGCGACTCAGTACGATTTATTCAATATCGAATTAGAGGATTTCGGGCAGGATTTCCGCAACCCTCGATTCTCTTCCATAATTATTTCTGCGAATCGCTTTTTGTTAAATCGAATGAATGCGAAGGCTTTTAAGGCGATCTGTGATCGTCTGGAGGAAAAGAGAGTGGAAGAGGTGTTCGAAAGGCAGGCGAATCTCATGATAGAAGCCGGATATTCGGCTCAGGATTTGATCGGACATGTTAACAGATGCTCGCGCGATATTACTCGGTTATTCTTTCGCTAA
- a CDS encoding histidine kinase N-terminal 7TM domain-containing protein, with product MALLSSILLFFSAYLFYKWSERNDLCKAYAVLTFCLSLWCLFLFLGQVHFSAPIRILIANVTPIPTLFVPSLATYIVINYTRPDNLLSLPKILSAVQSLAVIGLSIFCLLGDVSPAYFVGNEVLFGAGTAYYFLVGYIYFSLFAVLGVISYNLFFGNYFVRLHSLYLFVGILFASVLSAIFVVFLPLLGIYLNSLGAIGMLGFLWFSWIPVTKYRLFSTELIDFGKDFRNPKFSSILIAINRFLLNTLDPKAFKEICDRFETARMEEVNVLQAEMLLESTYSREESISSHIRKYAKKVTHLFMG from the coding sequence TTGGCACTGCTTTCCTCTATTCTGCTGTTTTTTTCGGCTTACTTGTTTTATAAGTGGTCCGAGCGAAATGATCTTTGTAAAGCTTATGCCGTATTGACATTTTGCCTGTCCCTGTGGTGCTTGTTCTTATTCCTTGGGCAGGTTCATTTTTCGGCCCCGATTCGAATTTTAATCGCGAATGTAACGCCGATTCCAACCTTGTTTGTTCCTTCGCTCGCAACTTATATCGTAATCAATTATACCCGGCCAGATAATTTGCTTTCCCTGCCGAAGATCCTCTCTGCAGTTCAGTCACTTGCAGTCATCGGTCTTTCGATATTTTGCCTACTAGGAGACGTCTCTCCGGCTTATTTCGTAGGTAATGAAGTCCTCTTCGGAGCCGGTACCGCTTATTATTTCCTAGTCGGTTACATTTATTTTTCTCTCTTTGCGGTATTAGGGGTTATCTCTTATAATTTGTTTTTCGGGAATTACTTCGTTCGCCTTCATTCCCTCTATCTCTTTGTAGGAATACTTTTCGCCTCCGTTCTTTCGGCGATTTTTGTGGTGTTTTTACCCTTGCTTGGGATTTACTTAAACTCCCTCGGTGCGATCGGTATGCTTGGGTTTCTTTGGTTCTCGTGGATTCCGGTTACAAAATATAGATTATTTAGTACAGAGTTGATCGATTTCGGAAAGGATTTTAGAAATCCTAAATTTTCGTCGATTCTCATCGCGATCAATCGATTCTTATTGAATACGCTGGATCCGAAGGCATTTAAAGAAATCTGCGACCGATTTGAAACGGCGAGAATGGAAGAGGTGAACGTTTTGCAGGCGGAAATGCTTTTGGAATCCACTTACTCCAGAGAAGAAAGCATCTCCAGTCACATTAGGAAATACGCAAAGAAAGTTACCCATCTTTTTATGGGCTAA
- a CDS encoding LBL_2463 family protein, with translation MEHIKESFQTLNPYAIEKSGTRIYCIDYSSFPKLVLDLRKFIKENYISHGYVGFSDDFDSYNDRHSYYLFSTSGGGEVLAVLRIMYKEHTNLLPFEWGFIQDESKRYAQFDTNVADLNSFIFTRALESRKASKCLFGYAARHMLEKGVKRAFGMYDMSNAVIKSVYEKYGAVDSEEFPKPIYFPGYGVIRDQKFYVSFWKIIEIANSQLEKLVFLANPIAERNI, from the coding sequence ATGGAACATATTAAAGAATCCTTTCAAACACTAAATCCGTACGCTATCGAAAAAAGCGGAACCAGAATTTACTGCATCGATTATTCGAGTTTCCCTAAACTTGTACTCGATTTGCGGAAGTTCATTAAAGAAAACTATATCTCTCACGGTTATGTCGGGTTCTCCGATGATTTCGATAGTTATAACGACCGACACTCTTATTATTTATTCTCGACCTCGGGAGGAGGGGAAGTTTTGGCGGTGCTGAGAATTATGTATAAAGAGCATACGAATCTTTTACCGTTCGAGTGGGGATTCATTCAGGACGAATCGAAGCGTTACGCGCAATTTGATACGAATGTAGCCGACTTGAATTCGTTTATTTTTACGAGAGCTCTCGAATCTCGGAAAGCTAGTAAATGCTTATTCGGGTACGCGGCCAGGCATATGCTGGAGAAAGGGGTCAAAAGAGCGTTCGGAATGTACGATATGTCGAACGCAGTGATCAAGAGTGTGTATGAAAAATATGGAGCGGTGGATTCCGAAGAATTTCCAAAACCGATTTATTTTCCCGGATATGGAGTAATCAGAGATCAAAAATTTTATGTCTCATTCTGGAAAATCATAGAAATCGCTAATTCTCAGCTAGAAAAATTAGTTTTTCTTGCCAATCCAATTGCAGAAAGAAATATTTGA